A stretch of DNA from Sphingomonas sp. SORGH_AS_0879:
GACCCATGCGCATCTGAACATCCCCGCGACCTTCATGTGGGCTGCGGGGCAGGACGACCGGCCGATCCGCGTCCGCTTCCACCCGCTCGCGGGATGGAAGATCGCGACGCAGCTTGCGCCGACCGGCGACCCCGCCGTCTTCACCGCGCGCGACCTGCAATATTTCATGGACAGCCCGGTCGAGATGTCGGCCTGGGACATGCGGAGCTGGACGGTGGGCGACGGCGCCAAGCGCTATACCATCCGCCTGACCGCGCATCATGACGGCAGCCCCGCCGATCTCGACCGGTTCGCCGAGATGGCGAAGAAGGTCGTGGCGCAGCAGATCGCGATCTTCGGCGAGGCGCCGCCTTATGACTATGGCACCTATACCTTCCTGGCCGATTACATGCCGCAAATCAACGGCGACGGGATGGAGCATCGCAACTCGACGGTGATCAGCATGCCGAAATCGCTGGCGGCGGCGAAGTTCGCGCAGATCCAGACGCTGAGCCACGAATTCTTCCATGCCTGGAATGTCGAGCGCATCCGCCCGGCGGAACTGGAGCCGTTCGACTTCACCCGCGCCAATGCCACGCCGTCGCTGTGGCTGGCCGAGGGCTTCACCCAATATTACGGCCCGCTGGCGGTGGTCCGCGCCGAACAGATGCCGCTGGACGACTATATCGCCCAGCTCTCCGCCACGCTGAACGCGCTGCTGATCACGCCGGCGCGCCGTTACGGCGGGCCGCAGGAGATGAGCCTGCGCGCACCCTTCGTCGATGCGGCGCAGTCGATCGACCCGACCAATCCGAATATCTTCAAATCCTATTATGCCTATGGCGCGGTGCTGGCACTGGCGCTCGACTTGGAGTTGCGACAGGCTTTTCCGAAGCTGACGCTGGACGATTATATGCGCCAGCTCTGGCGCAACCACGGCAAGCCGGAGCGCAGCTATCGCCCCGACGACCTCCGCGTCGCCCTGGCGCAGGTGACGGGGGATCAGGGCTTTGCCGACCGCTTCTTCGCGCGCAGCGTAACGGGCAGCGCGC
This window harbors:
- a CDS encoding M61 family metallopeptidase; its protein translation is MRIWAMTAAWALASTALSPVAAQQARPSPKASAPSAVEYDIAFPHPDHHEAQVSVTYRGLDSQPVRFQMARSSPGRYALHEFAKNVYSVSAVDGAGRPLTISRTDPYGWTVPGHDGTVTVRYTLFGDRGDGTYAQIDPTHAHLNIPATFMWAAGQDDRPIRVRFHPLAGWKIATQLAPTGDPAVFTARDLQYFMDSPVEMSAWDMRSWTVGDGAKRYTIRLTAHHDGSPADLDRFAEMAKKVVAQQIAIFGEAPPYDYGTYTFLADYMPQINGDGMEHRNSTVISMPKSLAAAKFAQIQTLSHEFFHAWNVERIRPAELEPFDFTRANATPSLWLAEGFTQYYGPLAVVRAEQMPLDDYIAQLSATLNALLITPARRYGGPQEMSLRAPFVDAAQSIDPTNPNIFKSYYAYGAVLALALDLELRQAFPKLTLDDYMRQLWRNHGKPERSYRPDDLRVALAQVTGDQGFADRFFARSVTGSALPDFAPLLAQAGLTLRPQHPDAAWVGGTPAKGDGGLTIGASTAPGTPLYEAGLDKGDEIVSVDGRPVADATAWSALLAAHKPGDRLPIVYRQRGSERRATMTLIADPNMEIVPDERIGRTPTPEQIRFRRSWLGPRPVATAS